The following is a genomic window from Longimicrobiaceae bacterium.
GCGGAGCGCCCCTTCGGGGGCATCGACGTGCTGGTGAACAACGCCTCGGTCTTCCCGGAAGAGGGCTTCGAGGACACGGACGAGGCTACCTGGGAGCACACCCTCGCCGTCAACCTCAGGGCCCCCTTCTTCCTGACGCAGCTCCTCGCGCCCGGGATGCGGGAGCGCGGCGGGGGCGCCGTCGTGAACCTGGCCGACCTGGCGGGGCTCCAGAGCTGGCAGGGGTACGCCGCCCACTCCATCTCCAAGGCCGGGCTCGTGCAGCTCACGAAGGTCGCCGCCCGCGCCCTCGCCCCCGAGATCCGGGTGAACGCCATCGCCCCCGGCACCGTGCTCCCGCCCGACGACTTCCCGGACGACCAGGTCCGCAGGCTCGCCGAGCGCGCCCCCCTGCGCCGCAACGGCACGCCGGGCGACGTGGTCGAAGCCCTTCTCTACCTCCTCCGCGCCGACTTCGTCACCGGCGAGGTCCTGATCGTGGACGGCGGGAGGATGCTCAGGAGCTGACGGGATCGCTCCCGCGCTTTCGCACCCCCGCACCTTCGCGCTCGCTGTTCCCGGAACACCCCCGCGCCTCACCGGTACCACCCCCTTTGCCGCACGGTCCCCCGCGGGGGACCCGCCCTCCCAGCGTCCCGTCGGATGTCTCGCAAGCGCAGCACCCGCAAGCGCGGATCCCGGAAGAAGAAGGCCGGATCCTCCCTCGGCAGGCGGATCTTCCAGGTACTCCTCGCCGTACTGCTCCTGGGCGTCGTCGGCGCAGGGGCGGGGCTGGCGTGGCTGTGGCCGCGCTGTTCCGGGCCGGCGTGCCCGTCGGTGGAGGCGCTGCGCAGCTACTCGCC
Proteins encoded in this region:
- a CDS encoding SDR family oxidoreductase → MKLHERVALVTGGAVRVGRALSLALVREGMRVVVGYGSSDGPARELVDEIRRGGGEAAMVGADLSRMDEVRRLAEEAERPFGGIDVLVNNASVFPEEGFEDTDEATWEHTLAVNLRAPFFLTQLLAPGMRERGGGAVVNLADLAGLQSWQGYAAHSISKAGLVQLTKVAARALAPEIRVNAIAPGTVLPPDDFPDDQVRRLAERAPLRRNGTPGDVVEALLYLLRADFVTGEVLIVDGGRMLRS